A portion of the Ricinus communis isolate WT05 ecotype wild-type chromosome 10, ASM1957865v1, whole genome shotgun sequence genome contains these proteins:
- the LOC8268095 gene encoding carbon catabolite repressor protein 4 homolog 1 — MLSVIRVHLPSDIPIVGCELTPYVLLRRPDKAVTTDDVPESAPLDGHFLRYKWYRIQSDRKVAVCSVHPSEQATLQCLGCVKAKIPVAKSYHCSTKCFSDAWQHHRVLHDRAASAVSENGNDEEEVFGRFNSTGSGVLNTSLSSSASTASLTNGSAPLYPAAVAQRSGGETWFEVGRSKTYTPSADDIGHVLKFECVVVDAESKLPVGHPNTILTSRVIPAPSPTPRRLIPVSGIDVMGHLDSDGRISSSGTFTVLSYNILSDVYATSETYSYCPSWALSWPYRRQNLLREIVGYRADIVCLQEVQNDHYEEFFAPELDKHGYQALYKRKTNEVYSGNSPTIDGCATFFRRDRFSHVKKYEVEFNKAAQSLTEAVVPSAQRKTALNRLVKDNVALIVVLEAKFSNQGADNPGKRQLLCVANTHVNIHHDLKDVKLWQVLTLLKGLEKIAASADIPMLVCGDFNSMPGSAPHSLLAMGKVDPLHPDLVIDPLGILRPHSKLTHQLPLVSAYSSFARLGVGLGLEQQRRRMDPATNEPLFTNCTRDFIGTLDYIFYTADSLTVESLLELLDEESLRKDTALPSPEWSSDHIALLAEFRCKPRPRR, encoded by the exons ATGCTGAGCGTGATACGTGTGCACCTGCCGTCGGATATTCCAATTGTTGGCTGTGAGTTGACGCCGTACGTTCTTTTACGGCGACCTGATAAGGCCGTCACTACCGATGATGTTCCTGAGTCGGCCCCCCTTGACGGTCATTTCTTGAGATATAAGTG GTATCGGATACAGAGTGATAGAAAAGTTGCTGTCTGTAGTGTACATCCATCTGAGCAAGCCACATTGCAGTGCCTAGGCTGTGTTAAGGCCAAAATACCTGTTGCCAAAAGTTACCATTGCTCTACCAAGTGTTTCTCTGATGCATGGCAGCATCACCGTGTTCTACATGATCGTGCTGCAAGTGCTGTAAGTGAAAATGGAAATGATGAGGAAGAGGTATTTGGGCGTTTTAATAGCACTGGGTCTGGAGTTCTTAACACTAGTTTGTCCAGTTCTGCATCGACAGCTAGCTTGACAAATGGTTCAGCACCTTTATATCCTGCAGCAGTTGCACAAAGGAGTGGTGGTGAAACCTGGTTTGAAGTTGGACGTTCTAAAACATATACTCCATCAGCTGATGATATTGGCCATGTTCTTAAGTTCGAATGTGTTGTTGTAGATGCAGAAAGTAAATTACCTGTAGGACATCCCAACACCATTCTTACTTCCCGTGTGATTCCAGCTCCCTCTCCTACTCCACGTCGCTTGATCCCTGTCAGTGGAATTGATGTGATGGGCCATTTAGATTCAGATGGCCGTATTTCATCCTCAGGAACTTTTACAGTGCTGTCTTACAACATTTTATCTGATGTTTATGCGACAAGCGAGACATACAGTTATTGCCCATCGTGGGCTCTTTCGTGGCCGTATCGCAGGCAGAATTTGCTACGGGAAATTGTTGGATATCGTGCTGACATTGTTTGTCTACAGGAG GTTCAAAATGATCACTATGAGGAATTTTTTGCCCCTGAGTTGGACAAACATGGTTATCAAGCTCTTTATAAGAGAAAAACCAATGAG GTTTACAGTGGAAATAGTCCAACTATCGATGGTTGTGCAACATTTTTCCGTAGAGATAGGTTCtcacatgtcaaaaaataCGAG GTTGAATTTAATAAAGCTGCACAATCTTTAACCGAAGCTGTGGTTCCAAGTGCTCAGAGGAAAACTGCTTTAAATCGTTTGGTCAAG GATAATGTTGCGTTAATAGTGGTTTTGGAAGCAAAATTTAGTAATCAAGGAGCTGATAATCCTGGGAAGCGACAACTACTTTGTGTT GCAAATACTCACGTCAATATTCACCACGATTTAAAAGATGTCAAGCTTTGGCAG GTCCTTACTCTCTTGAAAGGTTTGGAGAAAATTGCAGCCAGTGCAGATATTCCAATGTTAGTCTGTGGAGATTTTAACTCTATGCCCGGAAG TGCTCCTCATTCACTTCTTGCTATGGGAAAAGTAGATCCCTTGCATCCAGATTTAGTGATAGATCCGCTTGGAATTTTACGTCCTCACAGCAAGCTTACGCATCAGTTGCCACTG GTTAGTGCTTACTCATCCTTTGCAAGATTGGGTGTTGGTCTTGGATTGGAACAGCAGAGGAGGAGAATGGACCCCGCAACAAATGAGCCTCTGTTTACAAACTGCACTAGAGATTTTATTGGCACCCTTGATTACATATTTTACACAG CGGACTCTTTGACAGTGGAGTCCTTGCTGGAACTCTTGGATGAGGAAAGCTTACGAAAAGACACAGCCCTTCCTTCTCCAGAGTGGTCATCTGATCATATAGCACTCTTAGCTGAATTTCGCTGCAAGCCTAGACCGCGACGTTGA
- the LOC8268096 gene encoding cysteine proteinase inhibitor 5 yields MKRHCFLLGLVFLVAAVSAAGPGLGGGGDLVGGWGPINNLTDPHVVEIGKFAVREYNKRSKTNLELKSIVKGESQVVAGTNYKLVLAVSGGDSKKYEAVVWEKPWEKFRELTSFKPVRG; encoded by the coding sequence ATGAAAAGACACTGTTTCCTTCTCGGCCTTGTCTTCCTCGTGGCGGCTGTCTCTGCCGCTGGTCCTGGCCTGGGAGGTGGTGGTGATTTGGTAGGAGGATGGGGTCCGATCAATAACTTGACAGACCCTCACGTGGTGGAGATCGGAAAGTTTGCAGTCAGGGAATACAATAAGCGATCAAAGACTAATCTGGAGCTTAAGAGCATTGTCAAAGGCGAATCTCAGGTTGTTGCCGGTACGAATTATAAGCTTGTTTTGGCCGTAAGCGGTGGAGACAGCAAGAAATATGAGGCGGTTGTTTGGGAGAAGCCATGGGAGAAGTTTAGGGAACTGACATCGTTTAAGCCTGTTCGAggttaa
- the LOC125368669 gene encoding putative defensin-like protein 165, which produces MASFTHFFLIFLIFSAVSLVHHAEAQKRCQEQLYPKGCTLNDCGKKCFDKHKQMSGVCIQNRSMTDYACYCIWNC; this is translated from the exons ATGGCTTCATTCACTCATTTCTTCTTGATATTCCTCATTTTCTCAG CTGTATCACTGGTGCATCATGCAGAAGCACAAAAGAGATGCCAAGAGCAGTTGTATCCAAAGGGCTGTACACTTAATGATTGTGGCAAAAAATGCTTTGACAAGCACAAGCAGATGAGCGGGGTATGCATCCAAAACAGAAGCATGACAGACTATGCTTGCTACTGCATTTGGAACTGCTAG